Proteins encoded within one genomic window of Jiangella mangrovi:
- the fabF gene encoding beta-ketoacyl-ACP synthase II: MARSQARVVVTGLGATTPVGGDVASTWESLLAGRSGVRKLTQEWVAELPVQIGAPAAVDPSEVLPRVEARRLDRSAQFALICAREAWADAGFEGKSSAAGLDPERVGVVCASGIGGLTTLLSNYDQLRDAGPRRVSPLAIPMLMPNSPSANVSIDLQAQAGAHTPVSACSSGAEAIAYALDMIRLGRADVVVAGGTEAVISPLPIAAFANMMALSKRDDDPTAVSRPFDKNRDGFVLGEGGALMVLESAEHAEARGATIYAEVAGAGMSADAHHIAQPEPSGRGVITAIRKALTDAGLTPEDIAHVNCHATSTPAGDVAESLALNTVFGDRITSIPVTAPKSMIGHLLGGAGAVESLATVLTLHHGLVPPTANVDDVDDDVNLDIVRTTPRKLDDGPLAALNDSFGFGGHNVVLAFRRP, encoded by the coding sequence GTTCCCAGGCACGAGTCGTCGTCACCGGGCTCGGCGCCACCACGCCCGTCGGGGGCGACGTGGCGTCGACCTGGGAGTCCCTGCTCGCCGGCCGGTCCGGCGTGCGCAAGCTGACCCAGGAGTGGGTCGCCGAGCTGCCGGTGCAGATCGGCGCACCGGCGGCCGTCGACCCCTCCGAGGTCCTCCCCCGCGTCGAGGCCCGGCGGCTGGACCGCTCGGCCCAGTTCGCGCTGATCTGCGCCCGCGAGGCGTGGGCCGACGCGGGCTTCGAAGGCAAGTCGAGCGCGGCGGGGCTGGACCCCGAGCGCGTCGGCGTCGTGTGCGCCTCCGGCATCGGCGGGCTCACCACGCTGCTCTCGAACTACGACCAGCTCCGCGACGCAGGCCCGCGCCGGGTGTCGCCGCTGGCCATCCCCATGCTGATGCCGAACAGCCCGTCGGCCAACGTGAGCATCGACCTGCAGGCGCAGGCCGGCGCGCACACCCCGGTCAGCGCGTGCTCGTCCGGCGCCGAGGCCATCGCCTACGCCCTCGACATGATCCGGCTCGGCCGGGCCGACGTCGTCGTGGCCGGCGGGACCGAGGCGGTCATCTCGCCGCTGCCCATCGCGGCGTTCGCGAACATGATGGCGCTGTCCAAGCGCGACGACGACCCCACCGCCGTGAGCCGGCCGTTCGACAAGAACCGCGACGGCTTCGTGCTCGGCGAGGGCGGCGCGCTCATGGTGCTGGAGTCCGCCGAGCACGCCGAGGCGCGCGGCGCGACGATCTACGCCGAAGTGGCGGGGGCCGGCATGAGCGCCGACGCCCACCACATCGCCCAGCCGGAGCCGTCCGGCCGCGGCGTCATCACGGCCATCCGCAAGGCGCTGACCGACGCGGGCCTGACCCCCGAGGACATCGCCCACGTCAACTGCCACGCCACCTCGACCCCGGCGGGCGACGTCGCGGAGTCGCTGGCCCTCAACACCGTCTTCGGCGACCGGATCACGTCCATCCCGGTCACCGCACCGAAGTCCATGATCGGGCACCTGCTCGGCGGCGCCGGCGCCGTCGAGTCGCTGGCCACGGTGCTCACCCTGCACCACGGCCTGGTACCACCCACGGCGAACGTCGACGACGTCGACGACGACGTCAACCTCGACATCGTCCGCACCACCCCGCGGAAACTCGACGACGGTCCGCTGGCCGCCCTGAACGACTCGTTCGGGTTCGGCGGGCACAACGTCGTCCTCGCCTTCAGGAGGCCCTGA
- a CDS encoding acyl-CoA carboxylase subunit beta — protein sequence MTALADRPASEKAAAPGKPAKPPRDEDPRNPKHRLTAHFDEGSLELISPDDLSGMLAAVGTVHGTPAVAFCSDATVMGGAMGADGCRVVVEAYERALADGVPIIGLWHSGGARLPEGVLSLHAVGEIFAIMTRASGKIPQLSVVLGPAAGGGAYGPALTDIVIMGPEGRVFVTGPEVVRSVTGEDVDMLRLGGPEPHGRRSGVVHVVASTEREALDHARHLGSLLGAQGSLDVDAVSDRDLGVHFPESAKRAYDVHPIVADLLDEDTGLELHPRWAPNITTTLGRFGGRTVGVIANNPLRLGGCLDSASAEKAARFVRMCDAFGVPLLVIVDVPGYLPGVGQEWDGVVRRGAKLLHAFAEATVPRVTLVTRKVYGGAYIAMNSRALGATRVFAWPTAEVAVMGAVAAVRILHRRKLAEVAPEVRPQVEAELAEEHQRITGSLDRAIEIGVIDEVIEPAVTRSALAAAIAAAPAGQRGSHGNIPL from the coding sequence ATGACCGCTCTGGCAGATCGCCCGGCATCGGAGAAAGCGGCCGCGCCGGGCAAGCCGGCGAAGCCGCCGCGTGACGAGGACCCGCGCAACCCGAAGCACCGGCTCACCGCCCACTTCGACGAGGGCTCGCTCGAGCTGATCAGCCCCGACGACCTCAGCGGCATGCTCGCCGCCGTCGGAACCGTGCACGGGACGCCCGCCGTCGCGTTCTGCTCCGACGCCACCGTCATGGGCGGTGCCATGGGCGCCGACGGCTGCCGCGTGGTCGTCGAGGCGTACGAGCGGGCGCTGGCCGACGGTGTCCCGATCATCGGCCTGTGGCACTCCGGCGGCGCGAGGCTGCCCGAGGGCGTGCTCTCGCTGCACGCCGTCGGCGAGATCTTCGCGATCATGACCCGCGCGTCGGGCAAGATCCCGCAGCTGTCCGTGGTGCTCGGCCCGGCCGCCGGCGGCGGCGCGTACGGCCCGGCGCTCACCGACATCGTCATCATGGGACCCGAGGGCCGCGTCTTCGTGACCGGCCCCGAGGTCGTCCGCTCGGTCACCGGCGAGGACGTCGACATGCTGCGCCTCGGCGGCCCCGAGCCGCACGGCCGGCGCTCCGGCGTCGTCCACGTCGTCGCCAGCACCGAGCGCGAGGCGCTGGACCACGCGCGGCACCTGGGGTCGCTGCTGGGCGCGCAGGGCTCGCTCGACGTCGACGCCGTCTCGGATCGTGACCTCGGTGTCCACTTCCCTGAGTCGGCGAAGCGCGCCTACGACGTCCACCCGATCGTCGCCGACCTGCTCGACGAGGACACCGGGCTCGAGCTGCACCCGCGCTGGGCGCCGAACATCACGACCACGCTGGGCCGGTTCGGCGGACGCACCGTCGGCGTCATCGCGAACAACCCGCTGCGCCTCGGCGGCTGCCTCGACTCCGCGTCGGCCGAGAAGGCGGCCCGGTTCGTGCGCATGTGCGACGCGTTCGGCGTTCCGCTGTTGGTCATCGTCGACGTCCCCGGCTACCTGCCCGGTGTCGGCCAGGAGTGGGACGGCGTCGTCCGCCGCGGCGCGAAACTGCTGCACGCGTTCGCCGAGGCGACCGTCCCGCGGGTGACGCTGGTGACCCGCAAGGTCTACGGCGGCGCCTACATCGCGATGAACTCGCGTGCTCTGGGCGCCACCCGGGTGTTCGCCTGGCCGACCGCCGAGGTCGCCGTCATGGGCGCCGTGGCCGCCGTCCGCATCCTGCACCGGCGCAAGCTGGCCGAGGTGGCCCCCGAGGTCCGCCCGCAGGTCGAGGCCGAGCTCGCCGAGGAGCACCAGCGCATCACCGGCAGCCTCGATCGCGCCATCGAGATCGGCGTCATCGACGAGGTCATCGAGCCCGCCGTCACCCGGTCGGCACTGGCCGCGGCCATCGCCGCCGCACCCGCCGGGCAGCGCGGCTCGCACGGCAACATCCCGCTGTAG
- a CDS encoding DUF3145 family protein, which translates to MTTRGVLYVHAATSALCPHIEWAAAGALGVRVKLEWSPQPASPGMYRAELSWQGASGTGAKIASALRGWMHLRFEVTEEPSPGCEGARYSYTPTLGVFHAVTGVHGDIMIPEDRIKAAVVKASLGEADLEEEMRRLLGAPWDEELEPFRYAGDGAPVRWLHQVV; encoded by the coding sequence GTGACGACTCGTGGCGTCCTGTACGTCCACGCCGCAACGTCGGCGTTGTGCCCGCACATCGAGTGGGCCGCGGCCGGCGCTCTTGGCGTGCGCGTGAAGCTCGAATGGAGCCCACAGCCCGCCTCACCCGGCATGTACCGCGCCGAGCTGTCCTGGCAGGGTGCCTCGGGCACCGGCGCCAAGATCGCCTCGGCGCTGCGCGGCTGGATGCACCTGCGGTTCGAGGTGACCGAGGAGCCCAGTCCCGGCTGCGAGGGCGCGCGCTACTCGTACACGCCGACGCTCGGCGTCTTCCACGCCGTCACCGGTGTGCACGGCGACATCATGATCCCCGAGGACCGCATCAAGGCCGCCGTCGTCAAGGCGTCCCTGGGCGAGGCGGACCTCGAGGAGGAGATGCGCCGGCTGCTCGGAGCGCCCTGGGACGAGGAGCTCGAGCCGTTCCGGTACGCGGGCGACGGAGCCCCCGTCCGGTGGCTTCACCAGGTCGTCTGA
- a CDS encoding DNA glycosylase AlkZ-like family protein, which produces MITRAQVLAYRAAAAGLSGPGAGAEAILAVGVQDHPAGATARLAVALRGGGGDGVLVHSVRAALHLHRADDLALLAAALRIDDGAQLAPQAIGPSGAQVGAGFGAAVDEVAGVMREVMADGDARTKGELSGAVSPRVAPALAPWCAGCGVHHVQDALFRYATLQARLVAEVESARVFRFRRAPADGEHAVDAAGARAELVRRYVHVAGPVRPAHLASWLSLTPAAARDWWALVESELSEVDAGGRAGAVLTADLAALDDPPAPGELRLLGPYDPLTELADRELVLPDAARRKQLWAAAANPGIVLHDGEIAATWRRRTSGNRLTLTATPFVALPPGWAGHPAIQSDADVVRTLAGAREVRIETAG; this is translated from the coding sequence ATGATCACTCGCGCGCAGGTGCTCGCCTACCGGGCGGCGGCCGCCGGCCTCTCCGGGCCCGGCGCCGGTGCCGAGGCGATCCTGGCGGTGGGCGTCCAGGACCACCCGGCCGGGGCGACGGCGCGGCTGGCGGTGGCACTGCGCGGGGGAGGGGGCGACGGCGTCCTCGTCCATTCCGTGCGGGCCGCCCTGCACCTGCACCGCGCCGACGACCTCGCCCTGCTGGCCGCGGCGCTGCGCATCGACGACGGCGCTCAGCTCGCCCCGCAGGCCATCGGCCCGTCCGGTGCCCAGGTCGGCGCCGGCTTCGGCGCGGCCGTCGACGAGGTCGCCGGGGTCATGCGCGAGGTCATGGCCGACGGCGACGCGCGCACCAAGGGCGAGCTGTCCGGGGCGGTCTCGCCGCGGGTCGCGCCGGCCCTCGCGCCGTGGTGCGCGGGCTGCGGCGTCCACCACGTCCAGGACGCGCTGTTCCGGTACGCGACGCTGCAGGCGCGGCTCGTCGCCGAGGTCGAGTCGGCCCGGGTGTTCCGGTTCCGCCGGGCGCCCGCGGACGGAGAGCACGCGGTCGACGCCGCGGGCGCGCGGGCCGAGCTGGTCCGCCGCTACGTCCACGTCGCCGGCCCGGTGCGCCCGGCCCACCTGGCCAGCTGGCTGTCGCTCACCCCGGCGGCGGCCAGGGACTGGTGGGCGCTCGTCGAGTCCGAGCTGTCCGAGGTCGACGCCGGCGGCCGGGCGGGCGCCGTCCTCACCGCCGACCTCGCCGCCCTCGACGACCCGCCGGCGCCCGGCGAGCTGCGGCTGCTCGGCCCCTACGACCCGCTCACCGAGCTGGCCGACCGCGAGCTCGTCCTGCCCGACGCCGCCCGGCGCAAGCAGCTCTGGGCGGCGGCGGCCAACCCCGGCATCGTGCTGCACGACGGCGAGATCGCGGCGACCTGGCGGCGGCGCACCAGCGGCAACCGGCTCACGCTGACGGCGACCCCGTTCGTCGCGCTCCCGCCCGGCTGGGCCGGCCACCCGGCGATCCAGTCCGATGCCGACGTGGTCAGGACCCTCGCCGGAGCCCGGGAGGTGCGCATCGAGACCGCAGGCTGA
- a CDS encoding helix-turn-helix transcriptional regulator produces the protein MSTTEEYARGLREAFAARLQELRDAAEPELSQEALAIAAGLDRSYVGMLERAERTPSIFVVHLLAEALGRPARDLLPAHPPPVLPGVPE, from the coding sequence GTGTCGACGACCGAGGAGTATGCCCGTGGGCTGCGCGAGGCGTTCGCCGCGCGCCTGCAGGAGCTGCGTGACGCCGCCGAGCCCGAGCTGAGCCAGGAGGCACTGGCGATCGCCGCCGGCCTGGACCGCTCCTACGTCGGCATGCTCGAACGCGCCGAACGCACGCCGTCCATCTTCGTCGTGCACCTGCTGGCGGAGGCGCTGGGGCGGCCCGCGCGTGATCTTCTGCCCGCCCACCCGCCGCCCGTTCTGCCCGGAGTGCCGGAATAA
- a CDS encoding helix-turn-helix domain-containing protein, with translation MPQPLDDERRALSAFGTRVRELRRELGLSQEDLADRANLHRTYVGSIERGERNVALLNIHRLAKALGVTARDLL, from the coding sequence GTGCCACAGCCCCTCGACGACGAGCGCCGCGCCCTGAGCGCGTTCGGCACTCGCGTCCGAGAGCTCCGCCGCGAGCTGGGGCTGAGCCAGGAGGACCTCGCCGACCGCGCGAACCTCCACCGCACGTACGTCGGGTCGATCGAGCGGGGCGAACGCAACGTCGCGCTGCTCAACATCCACCGCCTCGCCAAGGCCCTGGGTGTGACCGCCCGCGATCTGCTCTGA
- a CDS encoding helix-turn-helix domain-containing protein has product MPAHDDVKAGKADFLMAFGETARARRAALGLTQRQLDARMGYRGKFSGGVERGARNLTLDNLYLLAAALDTDPRDLLSD; this is encoded by the coding sequence ATGCCCGCACACGACGACGTCAAGGCCGGCAAGGCCGACTTCCTCATGGCCTTCGGCGAGACGGCGCGCGCCCGCCGCGCGGCGCTCGGACTCACCCAGCGGCAGCTGGACGCGCGCATGGGCTATCGCGGCAAGTTCTCCGGCGGCGTCGAGCGCGGCGCCCGCAACCTCACGCTGGACAACCTCTACCTCCTGGCTGCCGCCCTGGACACCGACCCGCGGGACCTCCTGTCGGACTAG
- a CDS encoding IS110 family transposase, protein MIFVGDDWAEDHHDVHVMDEGGTRLASRRLPEGLAGIGGLHELIAGYADEPGDVVIGIEIDRGLWVDALTAAGYQVYAINPLAVTRYRDRHHVSGAKSDAGDAKLLADLVRTDRHNHRPVAGDTGQAEAIKVLARTHQSLIWARNKHTNALRSALREYYPAALQAFDDLHDRDALAVLGRAPAPADGARLTIGAIRSALKHAGRRRNLDQRAAQIQAALRTEQLTAPGPVTAAFAATTRATAGIIVELNRQISELETQLNDHFEQHPDADIYLSLPGLGDVLGARVLGEFGDDPDRYTTAKSRKNYAGTSPLTIASGKKRAVLARHVRNRRLYDAIDQWAFCSLSASPGCRAFYDQHRAAGDLHHQALRALGNRLVGILHGCLRHHTHYNEHTAWAHRGQDQPEAA, encoded by the coding sequence ATGATCTTCGTGGGTGATGACTGGGCCGAGGACCACCACGACGTGCATGTCATGGACGAGGGCGGGACCCGGTTGGCGTCGCGGCGGCTTCCCGAGGGGCTGGCGGGCATCGGCGGGCTGCACGAGCTGATCGCCGGGTATGCCGACGAGCCGGGCGACGTGGTGATCGGGATCGAGATCGACCGGGGCCTGTGGGTCGACGCGCTGACCGCGGCCGGCTACCAGGTGTATGCGATCAACCCGCTGGCGGTGACCCGTTACCGCGACCGCCACCATGTGTCCGGTGCCAAGTCCGATGCCGGGGATGCCAAGCTTCTGGCCGATCTGGTCCGCACCGATCGGCACAACCACCGCCCGGTCGCCGGCGACACTGGCCAGGCCGAGGCGATCAAGGTGCTCGCCCGCACCCACCAGAGCCTGATCTGGGCGCGGAACAAGCACACCAACGCGCTGCGCTCGGCGTTGCGGGAGTACTACCCGGCCGCCCTGCAGGCCTTCGACGACCTGCATGATCGTGACGCGTTGGCGGTGCTGGGCCGTGCCCCGGCTCCAGCCGACGGCGCCCGGCTGACGATCGGTGCGATCCGTTCCGCGCTCAAGCACGCCGGGCGGCGCCGCAACCTGGACCAGCGGGCGGCGCAGATCCAGGCCGCGCTACGCACCGAACAGCTCACCGCGCCCGGCCCGGTGACGGCCGCGTTCGCTGCGACCACCCGCGCCACGGCCGGCATCATCGTGGAGTTGAACCGGCAGATCAGCGAGCTGGAAACCCAGCTCAACGACCATTTTGAGCAACACCCGGACGCCGACATCTACCTCTCCCTGCCAGGACTCGGTGATGTGCTCGGCGCCCGGGTGCTCGGTGAGTTCGGGGACGACCCCGACCGCTACACCACCGCCAAGTCTCGCAAGAACTACGCCGGCACGTCACCGTTGACCATCGCCTCGGGCAAGAAACGTGCCGTGCTCGCCCGCCACGTTCGTAACCGCCGCCTCTACGACGCGATCGACCAGTGGGCATTCTGCTCACTCAGCGCCAGCCCCGGATGCCGAGCGTTCTACGACCAGCACCGCGCCGCCGGGGACCTGCACCACCAGGCACTACGCGCCCTGGGCAACCGACTCGTCGGCATCCTGCACGGCTGCCTACGCCACCACACCCACTACAACGAACACACCGCCTGGGCCCACCGGGGCCAAGATCAACCAGAGGCCGCTTGA
- a CDS encoding SDR family NAD(P)-dependent oxidoreductase, protein MTIEQQHPIGTGFGAHTTATEVLAGLDLSGRVAIVTGGYSGLGLETTRALAAAGAHVVVPARRPDHAREALAGLGGSGTGSVEVDELDLGDLESVRGFAERFLASGRGLDTVIDSAGIMACPETRVGPGWEAQFATNHLGHFALVNRLWPALSAGGGARVVSVSSRGHHRSPIRWDDVQFETRYDKWLAYGQAKTANVLFAVHLDTLGKDAGVRAFALHPGGILTPLQRHLPREEMVGYGWIDEAGNPLGQGFKTPEQGAATQVLAATSPQLDGLGGLYLEDCDVAGPAAGEGATASGVKDYAVDPEQAARLWSLSAILTGVDALATI, encoded by the coding sequence ATGACCATCGAGCAACAACACCCGATCGGCACCGGGTTCGGCGCCCACACGACCGCCACCGAGGTCCTGGCCGGGCTCGACCTGTCCGGGCGCGTCGCGATCGTCACCGGCGGCTACTCGGGCCTCGGCCTCGAGACCACCCGCGCGCTCGCCGCGGCCGGCGCGCACGTCGTCGTGCCGGCGCGGCGACCGGACCACGCCCGCGAGGCCCTGGCCGGCCTCGGCGGCTCAGGCACCGGCTCCGTCGAGGTCGACGAGCTCGACCTGGGCGATCTCGAGAGCGTCCGCGGGTTCGCCGAGCGGTTCCTCGCGTCTGGCCGCGGCCTCGACACCGTCATCGACAGCGCGGGAATCATGGCCTGCCCCGAGACGCGCGTCGGGCCGGGCTGGGAGGCGCAGTTCGCCACCAACCACCTCGGGCACTTCGCGCTGGTCAACCGGCTCTGGCCGGCCCTGTCCGCCGGCGGCGGCGCCCGGGTCGTGTCGGTCTCGTCCCGCGGCCACCACCGCTCGCCGATCCGCTGGGACGACGTGCAGTTCGAGACCCGGTACGACAAGTGGCTCGCGTACGGGCAGGCCAAGACCGCGAACGTGCTGTTCGCCGTCCACCTCGACACCCTCGGCAAGGACGCCGGGGTGCGGGCGTTCGCGCTGCACCCGGGCGGCATCCTGACGCCGTTGCAGCGCCACCTGCCGAGGGAGGAGATGGTCGGCTACGGCTGGATCGACGAGGCCGGCAACCCGCTCGGGCAGGGCTTCAAGACGCCGGAGCAGGGCGCGGCGACGCAGGTCCTCGCGGCGACGTCGCCCCAGCTCGACGGCCTGGGCGGCCTCTACCTCGAGGACTGCGACGTCGCCGGTCCGGCCGCCGGTGAGGGCGCCACCGCCAGCGGGGTGAAGGACTACGCCGTCGACCCCGAGCAGGCGGCCCGGCTGTGGTCGCTCTCGGCCATCCTCACCGGCGTCGACGCCCTCGCCACCATCTGA